A region from the Rosa rugosa chromosome 6, drRosRugo1.1, whole genome shotgun sequence genome encodes:
- the LOC133714834 gene encoding protein LNK3-like isoform X1, translating into MDWYFGNGIDDLVVPNDGGSDRLPSPDSWSKWGISASECFPNKCFSMYSQFNKELNISSGKGLFDEGEMGTSANDRDLSSSSSVCEGLSEDSLQKTSLSYNRAYNQLEDLAGLQQMDDIFLSSLLDDLPGAENVHKSFYFRSDSSGMLASDSISTSMNLESQSISSSVHSAGSSKYLKTHAFSPELGSEKGHTTTSQFSPCNSEQKDSPPVKAQTVRLMSPSEQGCMPSGVDEETSVEESVLQELEMVMTQLTKKTRICFRDALYRLADNSKGNPVSQSQDGDLAVEELSSWAAHDETTRSESKEGTESETNTIDRAIANLMFNEIDFNAQDLSGGSSSDSKHEINGVSGQQQSDNPCRLQISHSHHNSVLPHDAEVPILGHRDVHKSFATSNAGGKRKTPLSEFGSATEF; encoded by the exons ATGGATTGGTATTTCGGGAATGGAATTGATGACCTTGTTGTTCCAAATGATGGAGGATCTGACAGGCTTCCATCACCAGATAGCTGGTCAAAATGGGGAATAAGTGCATCTGAGTGCTTTCCTAATAAATGCTTTTCCATGTATTCACAATTCAATAAAGAACTCAACATCAGCAGTGGAAAAGGTTTATTTGATGAAGGTGAGATGGGAACTTCTGCTAATGACAGAGATCTATCTAGCAGTTCAAGTGTTTGTGAAGGATTGTCTGAGGACTCACTTCAGAAGACCTCACTTTCCTACAATCGGGCCTACAATCAACTTGAGGACCTAGCAGGACTCCAACAGATGGATGACATTTTCTT GAGTTCCTTACTTGATGATCTTCCTGGGGCAGAAAATGTACATAAATCGTTCTATTTTCGCTCTGATTCCAGTGGCATGTTAGCCAGTGATAGTATCTCGACAAGTATGAATTTGGAATCACAAAGTATTTCAAGCAGTGTTCACAGTGCTGGCAGCTCAAAGTATCTCAAAACTCATGCATTTTCACCGGAATTGGGTTCAGAGAAGGGGCATACCACTACTTCACAGTTCAGTCCATGCAACTCAGAGCAAAAAGACTCTCCACCAGTAAAG GCACAGACAGTTAGACTTATGTCTCCATCTGAGCAAGGGTGCATGCCTAGTGGTGTGGATGAGGAAACATCAGTTGAAGAATCTGTATTGCAGGAGCTGGAAATGGTGATGACACAG TTGACCAAAAAGACCCGAATCTGTTTTCGAGATGCTTTATACCGCCTTGCCGATAACTCAAAAGGAAATCCAGTTTCCCAGAGCCAAGATGGAGACCTTGCTGTTGAAGAACTGTCTTCATGGGCAGCACATGATGAAACAACGAG GTCTGAGAGCAAGGAAGGCACAGAATCAGAGACAAACACCATTGACCGCGCAATTGCAAACCTCATGTTTAATGAGATAGACTTTAATGCACAAGACCTTTCTGGAGGATCATCATCAGACTCCAAACATGAAATCAATGGAGTGTCTGGTCAACAACAATCTGACAACCCCTGCCGGCTACAAATCTCTCATTCGCATCACAATTCAGTTTTACCACATGATGCTGAAGTTCCTATACTAGGTCATAGAGATGTGCATAAAAGTTTCGCAACAAGTAATGCTGGTGGAAAGAGGAAGACTCCACTGAGTGAGTTTGGGTCTGCAACTGAGTTCTAA
- the LOC133714834 gene encoding protein LNK3-like isoform X2, which yields MDWYFGNGIDDLVVPNDGGSDRLPSPDSWSKWGISASECFPNKCFSMYSQFNKELNISSGKGLFDEGEMGTSANDRDLSSSSSVCEGLSEDSLQKTSLSYNRAYNQLEDLAGLQQMDDIFLSSLLDDLPGAENVHKSFYFRSDSSGMLASDSISTSMNLESQSISSSVHSAGSSKYLKTHAFSPELGSEKGHTTTSQFSPCNSEQKDSPPVKTVRLMSPSEQGCMPSGVDEETSVEESVLQELEMVMTQLTKKTRICFRDALYRLADNSKGNPVSQSQDGDLAVEELSSWAAHDETTRSESKEGTESETNTIDRAIANLMFNEIDFNAQDLSGGSSSDSKHEINGVSGQQQSDNPCRLQISHSHHNSVLPHDAEVPILGHRDVHKSFATSNAGGKRKTPLSEFGSATEF from the exons ATGGATTGGTATTTCGGGAATGGAATTGATGACCTTGTTGTTCCAAATGATGGAGGATCTGACAGGCTTCCATCACCAGATAGCTGGTCAAAATGGGGAATAAGTGCATCTGAGTGCTTTCCTAATAAATGCTTTTCCATGTATTCACAATTCAATAAAGAACTCAACATCAGCAGTGGAAAAGGTTTATTTGATGAAGGTGAGATGGGAACTTCTGCTAATGACAGAGATCTATCTAGCAGTTCAAGTGTTTGTGAAGGATTGTCTGAGGACTCACTTCAGAAGACCTCACTTTCCTACAATCGGGCCTACAATCAACTTGAGGACCTAGCAGGACTCCAACAGATGGATGACATTTTCTT GAGTTCCTTACTTGATGATCTTCCTGGGGCAGAAAATGTACATAAATCGTTCTATTTTCGCTCTGATTCCAGTGGCATGTTAGCCAGTGATAGTATCTCGACAAGTATGAATTTGGAATCACAAAGTATTTCAAGCAGTGTTCACAGTGCTGGCAGCTCAAAGTATCTCAAAACTCATGCATTTTCACCGGAATTGGGTTCAGAGAAGGGGCATACCACTACTTCACAGTTCAGTCCATGCAACTCAGAGCAAAAAGACTCTCCACCAGTAAAG ACAGTTAGACTTATGTCTCCATCTGAGCAAGGGTGCATGCCTAGTGGTGTGGATGAGGAAACATCAGTTGAAGAATCTGTATTGCAGGAGCTGGAAATGGTGATGACACAG TTGACCAAAAAGACCCGAATCTGTTTTCGAGATGCTTTATACCGCCTTGCCGATAACTCAAAAGGAAATCCAGTTTCCCAGAGCCAAGATGGAGACCTTGCTGTTGAAGAACTGTCTTCATGGGCAGCACATGATGAAACAACGAG GTCTGAGAGCAAGGAAGGCACAGAATCAGAGACAAACACCATTGACCGCGCAATTGCAAACCTCATGTTTAATGAGATAGACTTTAATGCACAAGACCTTTCTGGAGGATCATCATCAGACTCCAAACATGAAATCAATGGAGTGTCTGGTCAACAACAATCTGACAACCCCTGCCGGCTACAAATCTCTCATTCGCATCACAATTCAGTTTTACCACATGATGCTGAAGTTCCTATACTAGGTCATAGAGATGTGCATAAAAGTTTCGCAACAAGTAATGCTGGTGGAAAGAGGAAGACTCCACTGAGTGAGTTTGGGTCTGCAACTGAGTTCTAA